From the genome of Lotus japonicus ecotype B-129 chromosome 6, LjGifu_v1.2, one region includes:
- the LOC130723461 gene encoding putative inactive cadmium/zinc-transporting ATPase HMA3 yields MAENMKRSNFEVLGMCCATEAALVERILMPLHGVKHVSVIVPTRTVTVVHDLLLISESQIADALNSARLEASFRPQGEANNEKKWPDLTTMASGLLLALSFLKYIYPPLGWLALGSVIIGFPRILIRAIASIRVLTLNINILVLLAVCGTAALQDFTDGGVITFLFSIAQWLETRATHKAMVAMSSLTNMAPQKAIVAETGERVDVNDVKINTILAVKAGDAIPLDGVVVEGKCEVDEKMLTGESFPVTKELDSVVWAGTINLNGYISVKTTVLANDTVVARMSKMVEEASSRKSRAQRFIDNFSKYYIPVVALISASIAVVPVALGVPDIEPWFHLAIVVLLSGCPCALILSTPVAVFCALTKAAISGLLLKGGDYLETLSGIKTVAFDKTGTITRGEFSVTDFCAADDISIETLLYWVSSIESKSSHPMAAALVEYGMLQSIKPVPENVENFQNFPGEGISGTIAERDVYIGNRRIAVRAGCERVNNHMQVQSHETSTQKQCCEPTLVGVFSLVDACRSGALEAIEELNSLGVRSVMLTGDSAQVAKFVQSQLNNALDIVHAELLPHEKAEIIENFKKDGLTAMIGDGINDAPALATADIGISMGISGSALANETSDAILMSNDIRKIPEAIRLARKTTRKLIENVIISVGSKSAVLALAIAGYPLVWLAVLTDVGTCLLVILNSMLLLQEKPRYERESKRSKYGNFLEDKTATLLDKESNGDEKQGLLTEEKCGEKCCKNDTHHVATTNASKHPSGFSKLSSFKGNDHGNLIFVEIYVVKPCNVSCVDKVKMGEDSSCRTKNSSDCGTESVTTTQGASIGIYEDKTMDISNMSGTSGIPQCCKNGCCSEQVNDDSMLSQPEIIIE; encoded by the exons ATGGCAGAGAATATGAAGAGAAGCAACTTTGAAGTGTTGGGAATGTGTTGTGCAACAGAAGCAGCACTTGTTGAGAGAATTCTGATGCCTCTTCATGGAGTCAAACATGTCTCAGTGATAGTCCCTACCCGAACAGTCACTGTGGTTCATGATCTTCTTCTAATTTCTGAGTCACAAATAG CTGATGCACTGAATtcagcaaggcttgaagctagtTTTAGACCACAGGGAGAAGCCAATAATGAAAAGAAATGGCCAGACTTAACCACAATGGCAAGTGGATTGCTACTGGCACTTTCTTTCCTCAAGTATATATATCCCCCTTTGGGATGGTTGGCTCTTGGTTCTGTTATCATTGGCTTCCCTAGAATTCTAATCAGGGCCATAGCTTCCATTAGGGTTCTTACTCTTAATATCAACATTCTGGTTCTTTTGGCAG TGTGTGGTACTGCTGCTTTACAAGATTTTACAGATGGTGGAGTCATCACCTTCTTGTTCTCCATTGCTCAGTGGCTTGAGACAAGAGCAACTCACAAG GCAATGGTTGCAATGTCCTCTTTAACGAACATGGCTCCTCAAAAGGCCATTGTTGCTGAGACTGGCGAACGTGTTGATGTAAATGATGTCAAGATCAACACCATCCTTGCAGTCAAGGCTGGTGATGCTATTCCTCTTGATGGGGTTGTGGTGGAAGGAAAGTGTGAAGTTGATGAAAAGATGTTAACAGGAGAGTCATTCCCCGTCACCAAAGAGTTAGATTCTGTAGTCTGGGCTGGAACTATTAATCTGAATG GATATATCAGTGTAAAAACTACTGTTTTGGCAAATGACACAGTGGTGGCAAGAATGTCCAAAATGGTTGAAGAGGCTTCTAGCAGAAAATCTCGAGCACAAAGATTCATAGATAATTTTTCAAAGTACTATATTCCTG TGGTTGCCTTGATTTCAGCTAGCATTGCTGTGGTTCCGGTTGCATTAGGAGTTCCTGATATTGAGCCTTGGTTTCATCTAGCAATTGTAGTTTTATTGAGTGGATGTCCTTGTGCTCTCATCCTCTCCACGCCTGTTGCAGTCTTTTGTGCTCTCACAAAAGCTGCAATAAGTGGATTACTGCTGAAAGGTGGAGATTATCTTGAAACACTTTCTGGAATTAAGACAGTGGCTTTTGATAAAACGGGCACAATAACAAGAGGAGAGTTCTCAGTGACAGATTTTTGTGCTGCCGATGACATTAGCATCGAGACCTTATTGTACTG GGTTTCAAGTATTGAGAGTAAATCAAGTCATCCCATGGCAGCTGCACTAGTGGAATATGGAATGTTGCAATCTATTAAACCAGTCCCTGAAAATGTGGAGAACTTTCAAAATTTTCCGGGGGAAGGAATTTCTGGTACAATTGCTGAGAGGGATGTCTATATAGGCAATAGAAGAATTGCTGTCAGAGCTGGCTGTGAAAGAG TCAATAACCACATGCAAGTTCAAAGTCACGAGACTTCGACCCAAAAACAATGCTGTGAGCCAACTCTAGTTGGAGTCTTCAGTCTAGTTGATGCTTGCAGATCAGGTGCTTTGGAGGCAATAGAAGAGCTGAACTCATTAGGCGTGAGATCAGTCATGCTGACAGGAGATAGCGCTCAGGTTGCTAAATTTGTGCAGAGCCAG TTGAACAATGCTCTAGACATTGTACATGCAGAGCTTCTACCTCATGAAAAGGCAGAGATTATTGAGAATTTCAAGAAAGATGGGCTAACAGCGATGATTGGAGATGGCATTAATGATGCTCCTGCATTAGCTACAGCTGACATTGGCATCTCAATGGGGATATCTGGATCCGCTCTTGCAAATGAGACAAGCGATGCGATTCTCATGTCGAACGACATCAGAAAAATACCTGAGGCCATTAGGCTAGCAAGAAAAACAACTAGGAAGCTCATTGAGAATGTCATTATCTCAGTAGGCTCCAAGAGTGCTGTGCTGGCATTAGCAATTGCAGGATATCCTCTAGTTTGGCTTGCTGTGTTGACTGATGTTGGTACCTGTTTACTAGTGATTCTCAATAGCATGCTTCTCTTACAAGAGAAACCCAGATATGAAAGAGAATCTAAGAGGTCGAAATATGGCAATTTCTTGGAAGATAAGACTGCAACTCTACTTGACAAGGAAAGTAATGGTGATGAGAAGCAAGGACTTCTTACCGAGGAAAAGTGTGGTGAAAAGTGCTGTAAAAATGACACTCATCATGTGGCAACCACAAATGCAAGCAAACATCCTTCTGGATTTTCAAAGTTGAGTTCATTCAAGGGAAATGACCATGGGAATTTGATCTTTGTAGAAATTTATGTGGTGAA
- the LOC130725970 gene encoding probable receptor-like serine/threonine-protein kinase At5g57670, whose protein sequence is MAMKYIRSNSFKRLFSFGRRSFGGENDDSSLVVPPYEEHPPRPSWKCFSYEELFHATNGFSSENMVGKGGYAEVYKGRLESGDEIAVKRLTRTCRDERKEKEFLTEIGTIGHVCHSNVMPLLGCCIDNGLYLVFELSTVGSVASLIHDEKMAPLDWKTRYKIVLGTARGLHYLHKGCQRRIIHRDIKASNILLTEDFEPQISDFGLAKWLPSQWTHHSIAPIEGTFGHLAPEYYMHGVVDEKTDVFAFGVFLLEVISGRKPVDGSHQSLHTWAKPILSKWEIEKLVDPRLEGCYDVTQFNRVAFAASLCIRASSTWRPTMSEVLEVMEEGEMDKERWKMPKEEEEDQQGEEFWGFEDLEYEYDSSFSMSLPDSTGST, encoded by the exons ATGGCAATGAAGTATATTCGGAGCAACAGCTTCAAGAGGCTATTCTCCTTTGGAAGACGCAGTTTTGGAGGAGAAAACGATGATAGCAGCTTGGTGGTTCCTCCTTATGAAGAACACCCTCCAAGACCCTCTTGGAAATGCTTCTCTTATGAAGAGTTGTTCCATGCCACCAATGGCTTCAGCTCAG AAAACATGGTTGGAAAAGGAGGGTATGCAGAGGTTTACAAGGGAAGACTAGAAAGTGGTGATGAAATTGCAGTGAAGAGGCTCACAAGAACTTGCAGGGAtgagaggaaggagaaggagtTTCTGACAGAGATTGGTACAATAGGCCATGTTTGCCATTCCAATGTTATGCCTCTTTTGGGTTGTTGTATTGACAATGGACTTTACCTTGTTTTTGAGCTGTCCACTGTTGGCTCAGTTGCTTCTCTTATTCATG ATGAGAAAATGGCTCCTCTTGATTGGAAAACAAGGTACAAGATAGTTCTTGGGACAGCACGTGGTCTCCACTACTTGCACAAAGGCTGCCAGAGGAGGATAATCCATAGGGACATCAAAGCATCAAACATTCTTTTGACAGAAGATTTTGAACCACAG ATATCCGATTTTGGACTAGCAAAGTGGCTTCCATCTCAGTGGACTCATCATTCAATAGCCCCAATAGAAGGGACATTTGG GCATTTGGCACCTGAGTACTATATGCATGGAGTTGTGGATGAAAAGACAGATGTATTTGCCTTTGGAGTGTTCTTGTTAGAAGTCATCTCTGGGAGGAAACCAGTGGATGGGTCTCACCAAAGCTTGCACACCTGG GCTAAACCAATATTGAGCAAATGGGAGATAGAAAAGTTGGTGGATCCAAGGCTTGAAGGGTGTTATGATGTGACACAGTTTAATAGAGTTGCCTTTGCTGCTTCGTTGTGCATCCGTGCATCTTCAACTTGGAGACCTACCATGAGTGAG GTACTAGAGGTAATGGAAGAAGGGGAGATGGATAAAGAGAGATGGAAGATgccaaaggaagaagaagaagatcagCAAGGAGAGGAATTTTGGGGTTTTGAGGATCTGGAATATGAATATGACAGTTCATTTTCAATGTCCCTTCCTGACTCCACTGGAAGTACTTAG
- the LOC130724719 gene encoding UPF0481 protein At3g47200-like has product MTCHKLIRLAYQKLSSTIKFHSTLERTSNWRDLMKKELESGKYCTSNPSTDPVCIYRVPSSMLQVEPKAYRPNNISIGPFHYGAPHLQKMEMLKRKFYCRLFGPSGVNGAKLEEAFKFLEEQQVNARRYYMDEIKLSSDEFLQMMLVDGSFIVQLLRDLSECEFGQVPYLSRWMLPIIRRELIMLENQLPMFVLSKLFELTDNTQANSEPGTGLNLKALALRFFYPLLQVDSDNIPECEEKGDELRGHHFLDLLRSSVRPKLKGEKPRGSQHHMIRSVTELKQAGVKIKADETRKILDISFGRKWGVLMRELNIPPLYINDHRGTVVRNIMAFEKCHKECNPDVTTYLFFFNGLINSAEDVALLHYKGVLHHSLGNDYAVSELINKISEGVALDKNESYLHEVVNGANAYFGSFYARKRATLVHYYFTSWVVGISTIGALLALYFTVLQALCGIADASMAMKNYHFGSLLIEAFRFPVRGIPSTDSKGIHNSKCGDLCREVRDLCMEICLTE; this is encoded by the coding sequence ATGACATGCCATAAGCTCATTAGATTGGCTTACCAAAAGCTCAGCAGCACAATAAAATTTCATAGTACCCTTGAAAGAACCTCAAATTGGAGGGATCTTATGAAGAAAGAGTTGGAAAGTGGAAAGTATTGTACATCAAATCCAAGTACTGACCCTGTTTGCATATACAGGGTTCCATCAAGCATGCTCCAGGTAGAGCCAAAAGCCTATAGACCCAACAACATCTCAATTGGTCCTTTCCATTATGGAGCACCACACTTACAAAAGATGGAAATGCTCAAGAGGAAGTTCTATTGCCGCCTCTTTGGTCCAAGTGGTGTGAATGGAGCTAAACTAGAAGAAGCATTTAAGTTTCTGGAGGAGCAACAAGTCAACGCTCGACGATATTACATGGATGAAATCAAACTGAGCAGCGATGAGTTCCTCCAGATGATGCTAGTTGATGGCTCCTTCATTGTTCAGCTGCTGAGGGATCTATCAGAGTGTGAGTTTGGACAAGTCCCATATCTCAGTAGATGGATGCTACCCATCATTAGAAGAGAGTTAATCATGCTTGAAAACCAGCTTCCAATGTTTGTTCTGAGCAAGCTATTTGAGTTGACAGATAATACTCAAGCTAATTCAGAACCAGGTACAGGTCTCAATCTCAAAGCTCTTGCTCTTCGGTTCTTTTACCCTTTGCTGCAGGTGGACTCAGACAACATTCCAGAATGTGAGGAGAAAGGAGATGAGCTGAGAGGACATCATTTTCTCGATCTTCTTCGATCGAGTGTTCGGCCAAAACTAAAGGGGGAAAAGCCAAGAGGATCTCAGCACCACATGATTCGATCTGTAACGGAGCTTAAGCAGGCTGGTGTGAAGATCAAAGCTGATGAAACCCGGAAAATTCTTGATATAAGCTTTGGAAGAAAGTGGGGAGTGCTTATGAGGGAGCTCAATATCCCTCCTCTGTACATCAATGATCACAGAGGGACTGTGGTTCGTAACATAATGGCATTTGAGAAGTGCCATAAGGAATGCAACCCTGATGTGACAACCTACTTgtttttcttcaatggactcatcaACTCAGCAGAAGATGTGGCTCTTCTTCATTACAAAGGGGTGCTTCACCATTCTTTAGGTAATGACTATGCAGTGTCTGAGCTTATCAACAAAATTTCTGAAGGGGTGGCTCTTGACAAGAATGAGTCCTACTTGCATGAAGTGGTGAATGGTGCAAATGCCTACTTTGGTTCCTTCTATGCAAGAAAGAGAGCAACACTGGTGCATTACTATTTCACCAGCTGGGTGGTGGGGATCTCAACAATTGGTGCGCTCTTGGCCCTTTACTTCACTGTCCTACAGGCTCTTTGCGGAATTGCAGATGCGTCAATGGCCATGAAGAACTACCACTTTGGATCTCTCCTCATAGAAGCATTTCGTTTCCCAGTTCGTGGAATTCCTAGCACCGATAGTAAAGGCATACACAATTCTAAATGTGGTGACTTATGCAGAGAAGTTCGAGATTTGTGTATGGAAATTTGTCTCACTGAGTAA
- the LOC130726206 gene encoding uncharacterized protein LOC130726206 isoform X1, which produces MDTVVNGNSATSPQAHVVHIASAQIDSPSRDLIQDPRKYFDQCVPLYKLALRGDWNAAKTMINEDSLLLNAAITRDRGTLLHVVAGTKHVHFVNELVKMLREQDLELQNSNGNTALCFAAASGNLQIATMMIKKRESLPKIRGGSGMTPLYMAALNGRSDMARYLYPKTSDILEEEEQNALFFLTIKHDMYDLCLQMLQKQPMLAFIRDENNQTGLHVLARKRFSYRGQWCIQNQVMNSSTQSTLFLQLVGCLWGVILNHDCIETKRTIMNQPSQLIFDATETGNFEFVVELMRSDPDLIWEVDCKNRTIFHIAVLHRHSSIFSLIHELGSFTELIAPHPDEEENNILHSAAKLAPSNQLNLISGAALQMTHELLWFEEVKKLMLPSYIQQKNSNHKTPDELFVEEHKDLLTKAESWTKNTAINCMLISTLISTGVLTATFNIPGGKNKSTGAPNFLQKPTFLLFALSNATALISSSASILIFLSVLISSYAEDDHFKSLPFKLLFGLIAQIISISSMMIAFSVAFFITYYHGLIWVPPFISVLAFLPIPLFTFLLLPLWSDIFHSSYFCVYLFRPRKHLLS; this is translated from the exons ATGGATACAGTGGTAAATGGCAACTCAGCAACATCTCCACAAGCACATGTGGTTCATATTGCTTCTGCTCAAATTGATAGCCCTTCACGTGACCTAATACAAGATCCAA GGAAATACTTTGACCAATGTGTACCTCTTTATAAGCTAGCACTGAGAGGTGATTGGAATGCAGCCAAAACTATGATAAATGAAGACAGTTTGTTGCTCAATGCTGCTATAACAAGGGATCGGGGGACACTACTTCATGTTGTAGCAGGAACAAAACATGTTCACTTTGTCAATGAACTGGTTAAAATGCTTAGAGAACAGGACCTGGAACTGCAAAACTCCAATGGAAACACAGCACTATGTTTTGCTGCTGCATCTGGAAATTTGCAAATTGCTACCATGATGATCAAGAAAAGGGAATCCCTACCAAAAATCAGGGGTGGAAGTGGAATGACACCTCTTTACATGGCTGCCTTAAATGGAAGAAGTGACATGGCAAGGTACCTTTATCCCAAGACTAGTGACATATTAGAAGAAGAGGAGCAGAATGCATTGTTCTTCCTCACTATCAAGCATGATATGTATG ATTTATGTTTGCAGATGCTACAAAAACAGCCAATGCTGGCATTTATCCGGGATGAGAACAATCAAACAGGTTTGCATGTCTTGGCTCGAAAGCGCTTTAGCTATAGAGGCCAATGGTGTATTCAAAACCAGGTCATGAACTCTA GTACACAGTCAACTCTGTTCCTCCAACTTGTTGGGTGTCTTTGGGGGGTGATTCTCAATCATGATTGCATAGAAACAAAGAGGACAATCATGAATCAACCATCACAGTTAATATTTGATGCTACAGAAACTGGAAATTTTGAGTTTGTGGTTGAGCTTATGAGGTCTGACCCTGATTTAATTTGGGAAGTGGATTGCAAAAACCGAACCATATTTCACATTGCTGTTCTGCATCGCCATTCAAGCATCTTCAGTCTGATTCATGAACTAGGCTCCTTCACCGAGTTGATTGCACCTCATccggatgaagaagaaaacaacATATTGCATTCTGCTGCAAAGTTAGCACCTTCCAATCAGCTTAACTTAATTTCTGGAGCAGCTCTTCAAATGACACATGAATTACTATGGTTTGAG GAGGTGAAGAAGTTAATGCTGCCATCATATATACAGCAGAAAAATTCTAATCACAAGACTCCTGATGAATTGTTTGTTGAGGAGCATAAAGATTTATTGACAAAAGCAGAGTCATGGACAAAGAACACAGCTATCAATTGCATGCTCATTTCAACACTCATATCCACAGGAGTGCTTACTGCTACATTTAACATACCAGGTGGCAAAAATAAAAGCACAGGAGCTCCTAACTTCTTGCAAAAACCAACATTCCTGTTATTTGCACTATCAAATGCAACTGCATTGATATCATCTTCAGCCTCCATACTAATTTTCTTGTCTGTGCTCATCTCAAGTTATGCAGAGGATGACCATTTCAAGTCACTGCCCTTCAAGTTATTGTTTGGACTGATAGCACAAATCATCTCCATCTCAAGCATGATGATAGCGTTTAGTGTTGCGTTTTTCATAACATATTACCATGGTTTAATATGGGTTCCACCTTTTATTTCTGTCCTTGCGTTTCTGCCAATACCCTTATTCACATTTCTTCTACTTCCACTTTGGTCAGATATCTTCCACTCTTCTTACTTTTGTGTGTATCTATTTCGGCCAAGAAAACATTTACTTAGCTAG
- the LOC130726206 gene encoding uncharacterized protein LOC130726206 isoform X2 translates to MINEDSLLLNAAITRDRGTLLHVVAGTKHVHFVNELVKMLREQDLELQNSNGNTALCFAAASGNLQIATMMIKKRESLPKIRGGSGMTPLYMAALNGRSDMARYLYPKTSDILEEEEQNALFFLTIKHDMYDLCLQMLQKQPMLAFIRDENNQTGLHVLARKRFSYRGQWCIQNQVMNSSTQSTLFLQLVGCLWGVILNHDCIETKRTIMNQPSQLIFDATETGNFEFVVELMRSDPDLIWEVDCKNRTIFHIAVLHRHSSIFSLIHELGSFTELIAPHPDEEENNILHSAAKLAPSNQLNLISGAALQMTHELLWFEEVKKLMLPSYIQQKNSNHKTPDELFVEEHKDLLTKAESWTKNTAINCMLISTLISTGVLTATFNIPGGKNKSTGAPNFLQKPTFLLFALSNATALISSSASILIFLSVLISSYAEDDHFKSLPFKLLFGLIAQIISISSMMIAFSVAFFITYYHGLIWVPPFISVLAFLPIPLFTFLLLPLWSDIFHSSYFCVYLFRPRKHLLS, encoded by the exons ATGATAAATGAAGACAGTTTGTTGCTCAATGCTGCTATAACAAGGGATCGGGGGACACTACTTCATGTTGTAGCAGGAACAAAACATGTTCACTTTGTCAATGAACTGGTTAAAATGCTTAGAGAACAGGACCTGGAACTGCAAAACTCCAATGGAAACACAGCACTATGTTTTGCTGCTGCATCTGGAAATTTGCAAATTGCTACCATGATGATCAAGAAAAGGGAATCCCTACCAAAAATCAGGGGTGGAAGTGGAATGACACCTCTTTACATGGCTGCCTTAAATGGAAGAAGTGACATGGCAAGGTACCTTTATCCCAAGACTAGTGACATATTAGAAGAAGAGGAGCAGAATGCATTGTTCTTCCTCACTATCAAGCATGATATGTATG ATTTATGTTTGCAGATGCTACAAAAACAGCCAATGCTGGCATTTATCCGGGATGAGAACAATCAAACAGGTTTGCATGTCTTGGCTCGAAAGCGCTTTAGCTATAGAGGCCAATGGTGTATTCAAAACCAGGTCATGAACTCTA GTACACAGTCAACTCTGTTCCTCCAACTTGTTGGGTGTCTTTGGGGGGTGATTCTCAATCATGATTGCATAGAAACAAAGAGGACAATCATGAATCAACCATCACAGTTAATATTTGATGCTACAGAAACTGGAAATTTTGAGTTTGTGGTTGAGCTTATGAGGTCTGACCCTGATTTAATTTGGGAAGTGGATTGCAAAAACCGAACCATATTTCACATTGCTGTTCTGCATCGCCATTCAAGCATCTTCAGTCTGATTCATGAACTAGGCTCCTTCACCGAGTTGATTGCACCTCATccggatgaagaagaaaacaacATATTGCATTCTGCTGCAAAGTTAGCACCTTCCAATCAGCTTAACTTAATTTCTGGAGCAGCTCTTCAAATGACACATGAATTACTATGGTTTGAG GAGGTGAAGAAGTTAATGCTGCCATCATATATACAGCAGAAAAATTCTAATCACAAGACTCCTGATGAATTGTTTGTTGAGGAGCATAAAGATTTATTGACAAAAGCAGAGTCATGGACAAAGAACACAGCTATCAATTGCATGCTCATTTCAACACTCATATCCACAGGAGTGCTTACTGCTACATTTAACATACCAGGTGGCAAAAATAAAAGCACAGGAGCTCCTAACTTCTTGCAAAAACCAACATTCCTGTTATTTGCACTATCAAATGCAACTGCATTGATATCATCTTCAGCCTCCATACTAATTTTCTTGTCTGTGCTCATCTCAAGTTATGCAGAGGATGACCATTTCAAGTCACTGCCCTTCAAGTTATTGTTTGGACTGATAGCACAAATCATCTCCATCTCAAGCATGATGATAGCGTTTAGTGTTGCGTTTTTCATAACATATTACCATGGTTTAATATGGGTTCCACCTTTTATTTCTGTCCTTGCGTTTCTGCCAATACCCTTATTCACATTTCTTCTACTTCCACTTTGGTCAGATATCTTCCACTCTTCTTACTTTTGTGTGTATCTATTTCGGCCAAGAAAACATTTACTTAGCTAG